The DNA window TCTGCACCATGTCACGGCAGGCTCCGGCCTTTTGATAGTAGGCTCCACGATGTTCGACACCGAGGTCTTCAGCGACGGTGATTTCCACGCTCTCCACCGTATTGCGATTCCACAGCGACTCAAAAATGGGGTTCGCGAAGCGAAAGGCGAGTAAGTTTTGCACGGTCTCTTTGCCGAGATAGTGATCGATGCGATAAATCTGCGATTCGTCCAGATAACGGTGTAACAGGGTATTGAGCGCCCGGGCAGAATGAAAATCGTGACCAAAGGGTTTTTCCAAGACGGCGCGCACCCACCCACGGCTTTTCAGCAAGCCGGCTTGGTCGAGTAATTCCAAAGTCGCCGGCACAATCGCCGGGGGAAGCGCCAGATAGAAAACCCGATTTTGCGGTAGATTTCGGGCGACTTCCAAATGGGCGATAAACGTGGCAAGTGCTTGGTAGTCCGACAATCTGCCTTCCCGCAGAGTCTGATAGTACAGATGGTCTTCGCACCATCGCTGGAGATCAGAAGCGTTACGAGCACCTGAATTGCGCAGCCCCTCATAAGCCCACAAGCGGAACGCATCCGCGCTCATCTCAGGCAATGAGGCTCCGACGATGAGCGTATTCTGCTTCTCCAGCTCACCGTAGGTTCGCAAGTGAAACAATGCGGGCAACAGCTTCCGTCGGGTTAAATCTCCTGTCGCCCCCAGAATAATAAACAGATGTGGCTCAACCGTTTCCTTCATCATCCATCATCCTCGTGACGATCCCTCACATATGCTGAAGCTATGACTCATTCTGTCGTTCGTCAATGGACGAAACCCCTCATCCTCAGTGCGCTTTTACGTAAGGCTTCGATCTACTCTTCCGGTTCCTCAATTGGACCGGCCCACTCGCCGTTGGCGAGCGAGACCTCTTGAAATCCGCCGTCCGGCCATTGGAACTCTCCGGCTTGATCGACAAGCACGATAAACGGGTCGGCTTCGTGGGCCGGCCCGCGGAACCAGTACCAGCCAGGCCTTGTCGGTTTGTTGTGGCTCCAACGATAGGGCGCTCTCGGTTCTTCCTCATGTTCTTCACGTTTCACCATTCATCCCCATCTTCATGTTCTGGTACAGTACAGCTCTATTTGTGACCCTATCACGTCATGTCCACACTTCCAATAGAAGATGTCCTGCCGTTAATCTGCCGAGCATTGGAAGCAGGCCCGAATGTATTGCTGACCGCGCCTCCAGGAGCTGGCAAGACCACTCGTGTCCCCTTGGCGCTCCTGAACGAGCCCTGGTTGTCGGGTAAAAAACTCTTGCTGCTCGAACCCCGGCGGCTCGCCGCGCGAGCCGCCGCTCGTCGCATGGCGGAAGAGTTGCACGAACAGGTCGGGGAGACCGTCGGTTATAGGATGCGTCTCGAAACCAAGATCGGACCGACGACAAAAATCGAGGTGGTGACAGAGGGAGTGCTGACAAGGCTGCTCCAACAAGACCCATCGCTGGAGGCCTATGGCATCGTGTTGTTCGACGAGTTCCACGAACGAAGCCTGCAAGCGGACATGGGACTTGCCCTGTGCCTCGAAGCTCAACGCCTCTTCCGCCTAGACCTTCGTCTCTTCATCATGTCGGCCACTCTGGACTGCGGTCCGATTGCCGAACTGTTGGATCGAGCTCCACTCATCACGTGCGCCGGCCGGATGTTTCCGGTCGAGACTCAGTACCTTGATCAGCCTCTTACCGGACGGCTCGACGTGGCCGTGTCGCAACGCATCCGGCAATCACTCATAAAAGATCACGGTAGTCTGTTAGTCTTCCTCCCGGGGATGGCAGACATTCGCCGAGTCGAGCGACTCCTGATCGACTCCAACCTTGACCATTCCGTACAGATTGCGCCGCTGCACGGCGATCTTCCTCAGGACATGCAAGATGCAGCGATTCGACCGACAGCGCTCGGACGGAGAAAGGTCGTACTTGCCACCTCCATCGCCGAAACCAGTCTGACGATCGACGGTATCCGCGTGGTGATCGATGCAGGCCTGGTACGTATCCCACGGTACGATCCTCGCTCCGGTCTGACTCGATTGGAGACCATTCGTGTCACAAAAGATTCTGCTGAACAGCGCCGCGGCAGAGCCGGACGACTTGAAGCGGGCATGTGTTACCGGATGTGGACCGGAAAAGAACAGGCTCTGCTTGCTCCCCGTCGTCCACCGGAAATTCTCGATGCAGATCTCACTTCCCTCATGCTCGATCTTGCCCAGTGGGGCGTACAAGATCCGGCGGAACTGTCGTGGCTCACTCCGCCACCTGCCGGTGCGGTCGCTCAGGCCAGAGATCTACTGATCCAACTCGGAGCCTTCACTGCCGATGGCCGACCGACCGACCATGCTCGACGAATGGCCGACCTTCCGCTGCACCCCCGCCTCGCGCACATGATACTCCGGGCAGTGCCATCGGGTCTTGCTGATCTCGCTTGCGAGGTGGCGGCGCTCTTGAGTGAACGCGACATTCTTCATGGACCACGCGAACGACAGAACGCCGACCTGCGGATCAGGATGGATGTTCTGCGGGGTCAGTACGATTCCATTGGTCTGGTGGTGAATCGAGCCGCGGTTGACCGAGTGAGGCGAACTGCTCACCTATGGCGGAGGCGGCTCAGCAATGACTCATCCCATGGGTCGGAAGACAAGGGATACGATCGTTCAAGCTCGGTCGGGCGCTTGGTTGCACTGGCTTACCCTGATCGAATTGCGCGGCGGCAGGCGGATCGTGCAGGGCACTACCGCCTTGTGAATGGCAGAGGCGCACGATTTAGGACCGCCGATTCCTTGGCCGTCGAACCCTTCTTGGTGATTGCCGACCTGGATGGGGGCGATCAGTGGTCCGAGATCAATCTCGCTGTTCCGATCACATTGCAAGATATTGAATCGCTTTACCATGATCGGCTGGTTGAAGAAGAAGAGATCGCATGGGATGACGCCCTCAACGCGGTACGAGCCGTACGCCGCCGACGACTCGGAGCGATGATTCTTGTAGAAGATGCCGTCTCGTCGCCCGATACAAATAAAATAAGAGACGCCATCTTACAAGGAATACGTAAATCTTATCTTGACGTAATATCATTCGGCCATCTGCTTCAACAGTGGCGCGCCCGCGTCATGTGGCTGAGACGTATTGATGGTTCTCAATCAGGATGGCCCGACCTTTCCGACGAGGCACTGCTTCAGACATTGGATCAGTGGCTTGGTCCTTACGTGACCGGCATCACCACCCTCGATCGAGTGAAACGACTCGATCTGACCGCACCGCTCCATGCCTTACTGACGCACGAACAACAGCGTCGTCTTGACCGTCTGGCTCCCACCCATATCCTTGTTCCGAGCGGCTCCCGCCTTCCACTCGATTACGAGCAAACCGAGTTCCCAGTGTTGGCGGTGCGTCTCCAAGAAATGTTTGGTTGCAAGGACACGCCGCGCGTAGCGGACGGAAAGATTCCTGTGATCTTGCATCTCCTGTCGCCCGCCAAACGGCCGGTGCAGGTGACACAAGATCTGGATGGATTTTGGAAGAGAGGGTATCAG is part of the Nitrospira sp. genome and encodes:
- the zwf gene encoding glucose-6-phosphate dehydrogenase; its protein translation is MMKETVEPHLFIILGATGDLTRRKLLPALFHLRTYGELEKQNTLIVGASLPEMSADAFRLWAYEGLRNSGARNASDLQRWCEDHLYYQTLREGRLSDYQALATFIAHLEVARNLPQNRVFYLALPPAIVPATLELLDQAGLLKSRGWVRAVLEKPFGHDFHSARALNTLLHRYLDESQIYRIDHYLGKETVQNLLAFRFANPIFESLWNRNTVESVEITVAEDLGVEHRGAYYQKAGACRDMVQNHLTQLLTVVGMEVPTSFEAAEIRAEKLKVLRSIQPIHSQDVIFGQYRAWEVAGQRIPGYLEEPGVPPDSTTETYVALKLEIHNWRWRGVPFFLRTGKRLPRKITQVAVTFRAAPTQVFRSLEPGSLNSNKLLITLQPGEGFSLCFSVKTPGRPFKFTDRALGFDYGQGFGGELPEAYETLLRDVMIGDQTLFVTADFTETAWRLYDPLLIGPRPVHVYTAGSWGPREADALVERNGLNWQLGW
- the hrpB gene encoding ATP-dependent helicase HrpB, which gives rise to MSTLPIEDVLPLICRALEAGPNVLLTAPPGAGKTTRVPLALLNEPWLSGKKLLLLEPRRLAARAAARRMAEELHEQVGETVGYRMRLETKIGPTTKIEVVTEGVLTRLLQQDPSLEAYGIVLFDEFHERSLQADMGLALCLEAQRLFRLDLRLFIMSATLDCGPIAELLDRAPLITCAGRMFPVETQYLDQPLTGRLDVAVSQRIRQSLIKDHGSLLVFLPGMADIRRVERLLIDSNLDHSVQIAPLHGDLPQDMQDAAIRPTALGRRKVVLATSIAETSLTIDGIRVVIDAGLVRIPRYDPRSGLTRLETIRVTKDSAEQRRGRAGRLEAGMCYRMWTGKEQALLAPRRPPEILDADLTSLMLDLAQWGVQDPAELSWLTPPPAGAVAQARDLLIQLGAFTADGRPTDHARRMADLPLHPRLAHMILRAVPSGLADLACEVAALLSERDILHGPRERQNADLRIRMDVLRGQYDSIGLVVNRAAVDRVRRTAHLWRRRLSNDSSHGSEDKGYDRSSSVGRLVALAYPDRIARRQADRAGHYRLVNGRGARFRTADSLAVEPFLVIADLDGGDQWSEINLAVPITLQDIESLYHDRLVEEEEIAWDDALNAVRAVRRRRLGAMILVEDAVSSPDTNKIRDAILQGIRKSYLDVISFGHLLQQWRARVMWLRRIDGSQSGWPDLSDEALLQTLDQWLGPYVTGITTLDRVKRLDLTAPLHALLTHEQQRRLDRLAPTHILVPSGSRLPLDYEQTEFPVLAVRLQEMFGCKDTPRVADGKIPVILHLLSPAKRPVQVTQDLDGFWKRGYQDVRKELRGRYPKHHWPEDPTGAAPTARAKQRNR